The genomic segment CTAGACGAGGAAGCCGGGGTCACGCTCGACCGGGAAACGGAACTGGTTACCTTCTCGCGCTGGGTCACGCCGGAGGTGGTCAAGGTCCGCTTCGACACCTGGTTCTTTCTGGCTGCGGTACCCGAGGGCACAGAGGCGACCCCGGACGGCTTCGAGATGACCGAGGCTGTCTGGATCAGCCCGGAGGCCGCGGTCGAGGCGGCCGATGCCGAGCAGATGGCGATCGTCTTCCCCACCCGCAAGCAGCTTGAGAACCTGGTTGGCTCGGCCGATGCCGCCTCGGCCCTCGCGACGGCCGCCGCGGATCCCGAAGCCGACCGGATCATCCTGCCGAAAGTGGTCGGCTCCCGGGACGACTACCGGGTGGTCCTGCCC from the Solirubrobacterales bacterium genome contains:
- a CDS encoding NUDIX hydrolase; translation: MPRRPEPGPSEAANFGEPSQPRSAASLILLRDSGSRGPEVLMLKRSAESHFMPSVWVFPGGSVDPEDGAGLDGLKSCARRELDEEAGVTLDRETELVTFSRWVTPEVVKVRFDTWFFLAAVPEGTEATPDGFEMTEAVWISPEAAVEAADAEQMAIVFPTRKQLENLVGSADAASALATAAADPEADRIILPKVVGSRDDYRVVLPGDPDYPS